The genomic stretch ACCGTCATTGATGCCGGAGGCGTTGGCGGCGGTCACTGTGCCTTCCTTGTCGAAGGCCGGCTTCAGCTTGGTCATGGCGTCCAGCGTCGCGCCATGGCGGATGTATTCGTCCTGGTCGACAATGGTGTCGCCCTTCTTGCCCTTGATGGTGAAGGCCACGATCTCGTCCTTGAACTTGCCGGCCTTCTGCGCGGCCTCGGCCTTGTTCTGCGAGGCCAGCGCGAACTGGTCCTGATCGTCGCGGGTGATCTGGAACTGGCGCGCGACGTTCTCGGCGGTGTTGCCCATGTGATAGCCGTTGAAGGCGTCCCACAGGCCGTCCTTGATCATGGTGTCGATCATCTTGTAGTCGCCCATCTTCACGCCGGCGCGCAGGTGCTGCGCGTGCGGCGACAGCGACATCGATTCCTGGCCGCCGGCGATGATCACCTTGGCGTCGCCGGTGGCGATCTGCTGCATGCCGAGCGCGATGGCGCGCAGGCCCGAGCCGCAAACCTGGTTGAGGCCCCAGGCGGTGGTTTCCTTGGGCAGACCGGCAATGATCGAGGCCTGGCGGGCCGGGTTCTGGCCCTGGGCGGCGGTCAGCACCTGGCCGAGGATGACCTCGTCGACCTCGGTTGCCTCGACACCCGCGCGCGCCAGGAGTTCCCTGATGACGACAGCACCGAGTTCATGCGCCGGCGTGGCCGCGAAGGCACCGTTGAAGGAGCCGACGGCCGTGCGTGCGGCACTGGCGACAACGATGGAATTGGCAGAGGACATTTTCTTCTCCAGACTTCGAGCTGTCATGTTTTTGGGCATTGTTGACGACTTTTCTTGCCCTTTCCATGACCCAAGTCAAACCGGAAATCGGCATGGCGCCCATGCGCGCCAAGCAGGTCGCGCGTCGCCATGCCGCCGGGCTGGCCGCTGCTGCGCAGCATATTTTGCCTGCTATGCAGCATTATATGATCCCGCACTGCACAAACTGCTTGGAATTATGAGGCTTTTGCGCATATCCTCAAAAAGGGCGCAATCGTTACCGGCTGCTTACTCAGGCGCGCCGGTGTCCGGGGAGGATGCAGATGGCCGCAAAAGACGACCCGATCATTATCAAGAAATACGCCAACCGCCGCCTCTATAATACGGGGACGAGCACCTATGTGACGCTCGAGGATCTGGCCGAGATGGTCAAGAAGGGCGAGGAGTTCACCGTCCAGGACGCCAAGACAGGCGACGACATCACCCATCCGGTGCTGACCCAGATCATTTTCGAACTGGAGAACAAGGATGGGCAGAACATGCTGCCGATCCCGTTCCTGCGCCAGTTGATCGCCTTCTACGGCGACCAGATGCAGATGATCGTGCCGAGCTTCCTCGAACAGTCGATGATCGCTTTCTCCAAGGAGCAAGAGCGCTTTCGCGAGCAGATGAAGGGCGCCATCGGCAAGTCGCCGCTGGACGTCATGAAGATCGCGACGCCGATCAAGGCGCTGGAAGAGCAGACGCGCCGCAATATGGAAATGTTCCAGAACGCGATGCGATTGTTCACGCCGTTTCCGCCCGCTGGCTCGGCGCCGGCCGCGGCCCCCGCCGAACCGGCCAGGAAGGACGCGCCGCCGGAGAAGTCCGACGATCTGCAGCAGCTGAAGGACCAGATCGCGGCCATGCAGCGCAAGCTCGATACGATGTCGTGAGCCGGTAAGGCACGGCTGCGCGTCCGGATCACGCCCGCAGGGCACCAGGCTCCTTGCCCGAGGCGAAGGGAAGTTCTTCGTCCTGCCAGCCTGAAATGCCGCCGATCATGATCTTGACCGGCAGGCCGAGGCTGGCCAGCTTGAAGGCCGCGCGGTCCGCGCCGTTGCAATGCGGACCGGCGCAATAGACCACGAACAGCGTGCCTGCCGGCCACTTTGCCATCCGCTCGGCCGATATCTCGCGGTGCGGCAGATGCAGCGCGCCCGGCACATGGCGGCGCTCATAGGCATCAGGCGAACCGACCACATGCAGAAGCACGAAGTCCGGCTCGCCGCCGCGCAGGGCCGCCGCGACGTCGGAACAGTCCGTCTCGACGGAAAGCCGGTGCAGGAAATGGTCGCG from Mesorhizobium sp. 113-3-3 encodes the following:
- a CDS encoding acetyl-CoA C-acetyltransferase; translation: MSSANSIVVASAARTAVGSFNGAFAATPAHELGAVVIRELLARAGVEATEVDEVILGQVLTAAQGQNPARQASIIAGLPKETTAWGLNQVCGSGLRAIALGMQQIATGDAKVIIAGGQESMSLSPHAQHLRAGVKMGDYKMIDTMIKDGLWDAFNGYHMGNTAENVARQFQITRDDQDQFALASQNKAEAAQKAGKFKDEIVAFTIKGKKGDTIVDQDEYIRHGATLDAMTKLKPAFDKEGTVTAANASGINDGAAGALLMSEAEAARRGITPLARIASWATAGVDPAIMGTGPIPASKRALEKAGWSVGDLDLVEANEAFAAQACAVNKGMGWDPSIVNVNGGAIAIGHPIGASGARVFNTLVFEMRRRGAKKGLATLCIGGGMGVALCVEAL
- the phaR gene encoding polyhydroxyalkanoate synthesis repressor PhaR produces the protein MAAKDDPIIIKKYANRRLYNTGTSTYVTLEDLAEMVKKGEEFTVQDAKTGDDITHPVLTQIIFELENKDGQNMLPIPFLRQLIAFYGDQMQMIVPSFLEQSMIAFSKEQERFREQMKGAIGKSPLDVMKIATPIKALEEQTRRNMEMFQNAMRLFTPFPPAGSAPAAAPAEPARKDAPPEKSDDLQQLKDQIAAMQRKLDTMS
- a CDS encoding rhodanese-like domain-containing protein — encoded protein: MSYVTDIPAAAPEIARDHFLHRLSVETDCSDVAAALRGGEPDFVLLHVVGSPDAYERRHVPGALHLPHREISAERMAKWPAGTLFVVYCAGPHCNGADRAAFKLASLGLPVKIMIGGISGWQDEELPFASGKEPGALRA